A region of Arabidopsis thaliana chromosome 5, partial sequence DNA encodes the following proteins:
- the CML37 gene encoding calmodulin like 37 (calmodulin like 37 (CML37); FUNCTIONS IN: calcium ion binding; INVOLVED IN: response to ozone; LOCATED IN: chloroplast; EXPRESSED IN: 12 plant structures; EXPRESSED DURING: 8 growth stages; CONTAINS InterPro DOMAIN/s: EF-Hand 1, calcium-binding site (InterPro:IPR018247), EF-HAND 2 (InterPro:IPR018249), EF-hand-like domain (InterPro:IPR011992), Calcium-binding EF-hand (InterPro:IPR002048), EF-hand (InterPro:IPR018248); BEST Arabidopsis thaliana protein match is: calmodulin-like 38 (TAIR:AT1G76650.3); Has 1807 Blast hits to 1807 proteins in 277 species: Archae - 0; Bacteria - 0; Metazoa - 736; Fungi - 347; Plants - 385; Viruses - 0; Other Eukaryotes - 339 (source: NCBI BLink).) produces MTLAKNQKSSLSRLYKKVSSKRSESSRNLEDESRTSSNSSGSSSLNVNELRTVFDYMDANSDGKISGEELQSCVSLLGGALSSREVEEVVKTSDVDGDGFIDFEEFLKLMEGEDGSDEERRKELKEAFGMYVMEGEEFITAASLRRTLSRLGESCTVDACKVMIRGFDQNDDGVLSFDEFVLMMR; encoded by the coding sequence atgaCTCTCGCTAAGAACCAAAAATCATCATTGTCACGACTATACAAGAAAGTTTCCTCGAAGAGATCAGAATCGTCAAGAAACCTTGAAGACGAATCAAGAACGAGCAGTAATAGTAGCGGAAGCAGCTCGTTAAACGTTAACGAGCTAAGAACCGTTTTTGACTATATGGATGCAAACTCAGACGGGAAAATCTCCGGTGAAGAGCTACAAAGCTGCGTTAGTCTCTTAGGCGGCGCGTTATCGTCACGTGAGGTGGAGGAAGTGGTGAAGACATCAGACGTTGACGGAGACGGGTTTATAGATTTTGAGGAGTTTTTGAAGCTTATGGAAGGGGAAGATGGTAGTGATGAAGAAAGGAGGAAGGAGTTGAAAGAAGCGTTTGGGATGTATGTTATGGAGGGGGAAGAGTTTATTACGGCGGCGAGTTTACGGAGGACGTTGAGTCGACTCGGCGAGTCGTGTACGGTTGATGCTTGTAAGGTTATGATTCGTGGGTTTGATCAGAATGACGATGGAGTTCTCAGCTTTGACgagtttgttttgatgatgCGTTGA